The Pelodiscus sinensis isolate JC-2024 chromosome 6, ASM4963464v1, whole genome shotgun sequence genome has a segment encoding these proteins:
- the IL7R gene encoding interleukin-7 receptor subunit alpha isoform X2, whose protein sequence is MEVNLNSTNINLTVCTTSEERICSTMEKQGSTYFLYIYEIISCKEICVVLESKRKDCKRVTVTDIVKPEAPYGINITFQKDADEYLIQYSTPHTRKKYLKDKLIHEIAYHEGNGTWNTIDSQYLQIKLLGKNLQKGASYEVKVRSKPDGKFFKGFWSEWSSSEYFKNAVGHLEREDKPQESNFSIGMLVVTISTVTFVLLFIIPVLIFWETRIKPLFWPELPDHKKTLEQLCKKPKKNFDISFNPEKFGYVHIHKVDGIQAKTEVESFLQPSAPLDVSEKVRNELDMKKSPTDVDKSVLKLPVTYGGFWPSDTLSEHLCETHPFILDGFSNGIPYRLCSINGTQLYNYGLMTHSSSPADLTVQPRPGPINTDTMSHIQPSNGIRSSNKDEAYVTMSSFCKNQ, encoded by the exons CACCACCTCCGAAGAGCGTATATGTTCAACTATGGAGAAACAAGGAAGCACATATTTTTTGTATATCTACGAAATCATCTCGTGTAAGGAGATTTGTGTGGTCCTTGAGTCTAAGAGAAAGGACTGCAAGAGAGTGACTGTAACTGATATTG TGAAACCTGAGGCTCCATATGGCATAAATATCACATTCCAAAAGGATGCAGATGAGTATCTTATTCAATACAGTACACCACACACAAGGAAGAAATATCTAAAGGACAAATTAATACATGAAATAGCCTATCATGAGGGAAATGGGACTTGGAAT ACAATAGATTCTCAGTATCTTCAGATAAAATTACTGGGAAAAAACCTTCAGAAGGGTGCAAGTTATGAAGTGAAAGTGCGATCAAAGCCTGATGGCAAGTTTTTCAAGGGTTTCTGGAGTGAATGGAGCTCCTCTGAATACTTCAAAAATGCAGTGGGACATCTCGAACGGGAAGATAAGCCACAGGAATCCAACTTCA gCATCGGAATGCTCGTGGTTACAATATCTACTGTGACTTTCGTTTTGTTGTTTATCATACCTGTCTTGATCTTTTGGGAAACCAG AATCAAGCCGCTTTTTTGGCCAGAACTTCCTGATCATAAAAAAACTTTGGAGCAACTGTGCAAGAAGCCAAAAAAG AATTTTGATATAAGCTTTAACCCGGAAAAATTTGGGTATGTTCATATTCATAAAGTGGATGGCATTCAAGCCAAAACAGAAGTGGAAAGTTTTCTGCAGCCATCGGCTCCTCTAGATGTTTCAGAAAAAGTTAGGAATGAATTGGATATGAAGAAGAGCCCTACTGATGTAGACAAAAGTGTCCTAAAGCTGCCTGTGACTTATGGAGGATTCTGGCCATCTGACACGTTAAGTGAGCACTTGTGTGAGACTCACCCTTTCATATTGGATGGATTCAGCAATGGCATCCCATATAGGCTGTGCAGTATCAATGGTACACAACTCTATAACTATGGTCTTATGACACATTCCAGCTCTCCAGCAGACCTCACTGTTCAGCCCAGACCAGGACCCATAAACACCGACACAATGTCCCATATACAGCCCAGTAATGGAATTAGGTCATCAAATAAAGACGAAGCATATGTCACAATGTCCAGCTTTTGCAAAAATCAGTAA
- the IL7R gene encoding interleukin-7 receptor subunit alpha isoform X3, translated as MEKQGSTYFLYIYEIISCKEICVVLESKRKDCKRVTVTDIVKPEAPYGINITFQKDADEYLIQYSTPHTRKKYLKDKLIHEIAYHEGNGTWNTIDSQYLQIKLLGKNLQKGASYEVKVRSKPDGKFFKGFWSEWSSSEYFKNAVGHLEREDKPQESNFSIGMLVVTISTVTFVLLFIIPVLIFWETRIKPLFWPELPDHKKTLEQLCKKPKKNFDISFNPEKFGYVHIHKVDGIQAKTEVESFLQPSAPLDVSEKVRNELDMKKSPTDVDKSVLKLPVTYGGFWPSDTLSEHLCETHPFILDGFSNGIPYRLCSINGTQLYNYGLMTHSSSPADLTVQPRPGPINTDTMSHIQPSNGIRSSNKDEAYVTMSSFCKNQ; from the exons ATGGAGAAACAAGGAAGCACATATTTTTTGTATATCTACGAAATCATCTCGTGTAAGGAGATTTGTGTGGTCCTTGAGTCTAAGAGAAAGGACTGCAAGAGAGTGACTGTAACTGATATTG TGAAACCTGAGGCTCCATATGGCATAAATATCACATTCCAAAAGGATGCAGATGAGTATCTTATTCAATACAGTACACCACACACAAGGAAGAAATATCTAAAGGACAAATTAATACATGAAATAGCCTATCATGAGGGAAATGGGACTTGGAAT ACAATAGATTCTCAGTATCTTCAGATAAAATTACTGGGAAAAAACCTTCAGAAGGGTGCAAGTTATGAAGTGAAAGTGCGATCAAAGCCTGATGGCAAGTTTTTCAAGGGTTTCTGGAGTGAATGGAGCTCCTCTGAATACTTCAAAAATGCAGTGGGACATCTCGAACGGGAAGATAAGCCACAGGAATCCAACTTCA gCATCGGAATGCTCGTGGTTACAATATCTACTGTGACTTTCGTTTTGTTGTTTATCATACCTGTCTTGATCTTTTGGGAAACCAG AATCAAGCCGCTTTTTTGGCCAGAACTTCCTGATCATAAAAAAACTTTGGAGCAACTGTGCAAGAAGCCAAAAAAG AATTTTGATATAAGCTTTAACCCGGAAAAATTTGGGTATGTTCATATTCATAAAGTGGATGGCATTCAAGCCAAAACAGAAGTGGAAAGTTTTCTGCAGCCATCGGCTCCTCTAGATGTTTCAGAAAAAGTTAGGAATGAATTGGATATGAAGAAGAGCCCTACTGATGTAGACAAAAGTGTCCTAAAGCTGCCTGTGACTTATGGAGGATTCTGGCCATCTGACACGTTAAGTGAGCACTTGTGTGAGACTCACCCTTTCATATTGGATGGATTCAGCAATGGCATCCCATATAGGCTGTGCAGTATCAATGGTACACAACTCTATAACTATGGTCTTATGACACATTCCAGCTCTCCAGCAGACCTCACTGTTCAGCCCAGACCAGGACCCATAAACACCGACACAATGTCCCATATACAGCCCAGTAATGGAATTAGGTCATCAAATAAAGACGAAGCATATGTCACAATGTCCAGCTTTTGCAAAAATCAGTAA